One Dietzia sp. JS16-p6b genomic window carries:
- a CDS encoding DUF3375 domain-containing protein, with product MNAMSALARFFALTRLNAESPTLALLRSPLWPLIVAVLREMFEGSSRRVPSAELYEFLDRTLLAVRDSGADLPGTAQSYVRAWVDAGWMLRRPGTAATGETVEPTQSALVAVDFLDGLQTPRRGLTVSRVETLTRQLEDLARDTDPSIQGRLASLTRKRERIDAAIARVEAGEVELADPEQVREKVAEILHGADDIPADFARVRAEFDSLNQDLRRRLLDQDGARGDVLDAVFGGVDLIGDSEAGRSFSSFYSVLLDPERSASVDAWINDILSRPQVADLPPAARRELRSLFEEMELAGAEVNGVLTSLSRSLRHFVATDAYVEHRQMIALIRSARSAAAEASRTNAAQPTTSMSVPLRRIGMSVRSVSALRLRNPGEERVAAEVSHHDTGMADLSALTALVRASEIDEVELRAHVDDVVSRLGPSSIGTVLREHPATQGVASVVGLLNLAIRGHMQAPPDAPDATETITWTGAAGSEHTARIPTLVFTADRSNEENT from the coding sequence ATGAACGCCATGTCCGCGCTGGCCCGCTTCTTTGCCCTCACCCGGCTGAACGCGGAGTCTCCGACCCTCGCGCTGCTGCGCAGCCCGCTTTGGCCGCTGATTGTGGCGGTTCTGAGGGAGATGTTCGAGGGCTCCTCCCGCCGGGTGCCGTCAGCGGAGCTCTACGAGTTCCTCGACAGGACGTTGCTGGCGGTGCGCGACTCCGGTGCGGATCTTCCCGGGACCGCACAGTCCTACGTGCGGGCGTGGGTGGACGCCGGCTGGATGCTCAGGCGTCCAGGAACCGCCGCGACCGGCGAGACGGTAGAGCCCACACAGTCAGCCCTGGTGGCCGTGGACTTCCTCGACGGTCTGCAGACCCCGCGTCGCGGACTCACCGTGTCACGGGTCGAGACTCTGACCCGCCAGCTCGAGGACCTCGCCCGGGACACCGATCCATCGATCCAGGGCCGACTCGCGTCCCTCACCCGGAAGCGGGAGCGGATCGATGCCGCGATCGCACGCGTCGAGGCGGGCGAGGTCGAACTCGCGGATCCCGAGCAGGTCCGGGAGAAGGTGGCCGAGATCCTGCACGGCGCGGACGACATCCCCGCCGACTTCGCACGGGTCCGCGCTGAGTTCGACTCGCTCAACCAGGATCTTCGTCGTCGTCTCCTGGACCAGGACGGTGCCCGCGGCGACGTGCTCGACGCGGTCTTCGGGGGTGTCGATCTCATCGGTGACTCGGAGGCGGGTCGGAGTTTCTCGTCGTTCTACTCGGTCCTCCTCGACCCCGAGCGCTCCGCTTCGGTCGACGCGTGGATCAACGACATCCTGAGCCGACCGCAGGTGGCGGACCTCCCGCCGGCCGCGCGCCGCGAACTGCGCTCGCTGTTCGAGGAGATGGAATTGGCGGGCGCCGAGGTCAACGGTGTCCTCACGTCCCTGTCGCGGAGCCTTCGGCACTTCGTCGCGACCGATGCCTACGTCGAACACCGTCAGATGATCGCCCTGATCCGGTCGGCCCGGTCCGCCGCGGCCGAAGCCAGCAGGACGAATGCTGCCCAACCGACCACGTCGATGTCCGTCCCGCTCCGCCGGATCGGCATGTCCGTCCGATCGGTGAGCGCCCTGCGCCTGAGGAACCCCGGGGAGGAACGCGTGGCGGCGGAGGTCTCCCACCACGACACGGGCATGGCCGACCTCTCCGCACTCACCGCGCTCGTGCGCGCCTCGGAGATCGACGAGGTCGAACTCCGCGCCCATGTCGACGACGTGGTGAGCCGACTCGGACCGTCGTCCATCGGCACCGTCCTGCGCGAACACCCCGCCACCCAGGGCGTGGCCAGTGTGGTGGGCCTGCTCAACCTGGCCATCAGGGGCCACATGCAGGCCCCACCGGACGCCCCGGACGCGACGGAGACCATCACGTGGACAGGCGCGGCCGGTTCCGAGCACACCGCCCGGATCCCTACGCTGGTGTTCACCGCCGACCGATCGAACGAGGAGAACACGTGA
- a CDS encoding energy-coupling factor transporter transmembrane protein EcfT: MFATYQPGDSLLHRLPAGVKILLVCALILAVSLSVRQAWHVLPALGFAAALYAVGRIRPGAAWDQVRPVLPMLIAILVLQWIVADLDTAIRVSGALLVAVAVAGLVALTTRVSDMLDAVTRAAQPLRRVGVSPDRVALVLVLTIRAIPLLARQLRQVTEARRARGLGMSIRALVVPTVLGALTTADQLGDALAARGVDD, translated from the coding sequence GTGTTCGCCACCTACCAGCCCGGCGATTCGTTGCTCCACCGTCTGCCGGCGGGGGTGAAGATCCTCCTGGTCTGCGCCCTGATCCTCGCGGTGTCACTGTCAGTGCGCCAGGCCTGGCACGTCCTGCCCGCACTGGGGTTCGCCGCTGCGCTCTACGCGGTCGGGCGGATTCGTCCGGGCGCGGCCTGGGACCAGGTTCGTCCCGTGCTGCCGATGCTGATCGCGATCCTGGTGCTGCAGTGGATCGTCGCCGACCTCGACACCGCGATCCGGGTGAGCGGCGCGCTTCTGGTGGCGGTGGCGGTCGCGGGCCTCGTCGCGCTGACCACCAGGGTCTCGGACATGCTCGACGCGGTCACCAGGGCCGCCCAGCCACTGCGCCGCGTCGGGGTCTCGCCGGATCGGGTGGCGCTCGTACTGGTCCTGACGATCCGGGCGATCCCCCTGCTCGCCCGGCAGCTCCGGCAGGTGACCGAGGCCCGCAGGGCGCGCGGTCTGGGCATGTCGATCAGGGCGCTGGTCGTACCCACCGTCCTCGGGGCGCTCACCACGGCCGACCAGCTCGGCGACGCGTTGGCGGCCCGCGGCGTCGACGACTGA
- a CDS encoding energy-coupling factor ABC transporter ATP-binding protein, whose product MTGPRVADDRGTEIRFDGVSHSYGDRSVLTDIDLVLTERRIGIVGVNGGGKSTLARMINGLVVPSSGTVTVDGLDTHRKGARVRRRVGFCFTDPDTQIVMPTVAEDVDFSLRRSGLSREDRRRRVEQVLATYNLSDHADHPCHLLSGGQKQLLALAAVLVIEPSVIVADEPTTLLDLRNRALVAETFAGLSQQLVVVTHDLGLVADFDRVLVVDGGRVVIDDAPAAALSGYRRIALRSGSGSGSDTGSGTEI is encoded by the coding sequence GTGACCGGCCCCCGCGTGGCCGACGACCGCGGCACCGAGATCCGGTTCGACGGGGTCTCCCACTCCTACGGCGACAGGTCAGTCCTCACCGACATCGATCTGGTGTTGACCGAGAGGCGTATCGGGATCGTCGGCGTCAACGGTGGCGGCAAGTCGACGCTCGCGCGGATGATCAACGGTCTGGTGGTCCCCTCCTCGGGCACGGTGACCGTCGACGGCCTCGACACCCACCGCAAAGGCGCCCGGGTCCGCCGCCGGGTCGGCTTCTGCTTCACCGATCCCGACACCCAGATCGTCATGCCCACCGTGGCGGAGGACGTCGACTTCTCCCTGCGCCGGTCGGGCCTGAGCCGCGAGGATCGACGACGACGGGTCGAGCAGGTGCTCGCCACCTACAACCTCTCCGACCACGCCGATCACCCCTGCCACCTGCTGTCCGGCGGCCAGAAGCAACTCCTCGCCCTGGCGGCGGTGTTGGTGATCGAGCCCTCGGTGATCGTGGCCGACGAACCCACCACCCTGCTCGACCTGCGCAACCGCGCGCTGGTGGCCGAGACCTTCGCGGGTCTCTCCCAACAACTCGTGGTGGTGACCCACGACCTGGGGCTGGTCGCCGACTTCGACCGTGTGCTGGTGGTGGACGGTGGGCGGGTGGTGATCGACGACGCCCCCGCGGCCGCGCTGTCCGGGTACCGCCGGATCGCGTTGCGCTCGGGCTCGGGCTCGGGCTCGGATACCGGATCGGGCACGGAGATCTAG
- a CDS encoding biotin transporter BioY: MSTSIDQAPARSATRDLAQIAVFAALIVVLGLPGQISIGSAGVPITLQTLGVMLAGALLGWRKGLLSVLAVIVIGLALPVLAGGRTTLTALASPTAGFLLGWLPAVVVIGLLTALMMPRYRLIPGLLINILGGIVVIYAFGVVGMLIRTELTLTAAIAANGVFVPGDLVKAVVTAVVAVQVHKARPGLIAPLRGQRPTPA; this comes from the coding sequence GTGAGCACCTCCATCGATCAGGCCCCGGCCCGGAGCGCAACCCGAGATCTCGCCCAGATCGCGGTGTTCGCCGCCCTCATCGTCGTCCTCGGCCTGCCCGGGCAGATCAGCATCGGCTCCGCGGGCGTTCCGATCACGCTGCAGACGCTCGGCGTCATGCTCGCCGGCGCGCTGCTGGGCTGGCGCAAGGGTCTGCTCTCGGTGCTCGCGGTCATCGTCATCGGTCTCGCGCTCCCCGTCCTCGCCGGCGGCCGCACCACTCTGACCGCGCTGGCGAGCCCCACCGCGGGGTTCCTCCTCGGCTGGCTCCCGGCCGTCGTCGTGATCGGGCTTCTCACCGCCCTGATGATGCCCCGCTACCGTCTGATCCCCGGGTTGCTCATCAACATCCTCGGTGGCATCGTGGTCATCTACGCCTTCGGCGTGGTGGGCATGCTCATCCGCACCGAGCTGACACTGACGGCCGCGATCGCGGCGAACGGCGTCTTCGTCCCCGGCGACCTCGTCAAGGCGGTCGTCACCGCCGTCGTCGCCGTACAGGTCCACAAGGCGCGGCCCGGTCTGATCGCTCCGCTGCGTGGGCAGCGTCCGACCCCCGCGTGA
- a CDS encoding TetR/AcrR family transcriptional regulator: protein MGEHRDAKRRALLDAARSMLSEAPGTPPDINELTTRAGMTRSNFYTYFSSRAELVVAVAEDLMPRWIDTVTGAVRDAGGGRRGVVAYVHTTLDLVAAGDHAILTALAAQLPDGPARERLTRMHTEMTTPLRESLAESSRSDPQLTTELVMAVTFKASELIEGGRPLDEVLTAVDALIDRPG, encoded by the coding sequence GTGGGCGAACACCGGGACGCCAAGCGTCGGGCCCTGCTCGACGCGGCCCGGTCGATGCTCTCCGAGGCCCCCGGTACCCCTCCCGACATCAACGAGCTGACCACCCGGGCGGGCATGACACGGTCGAACTTCTACACTTACTTCTCCTCGCGCGCGGAGTTGGTCGTCGCCGTGGCGGAGGATCTCATGCCACGGTGGATCGACACCGTCACGGGAGCAGTGCGTGACGCGGGCGGCGGCCGTCGGGGGGTCGTGGCCTACGTGCACACCACCCTGGATCTGGTCGCCGCCGGTGACCACGCGATCCTCACCGCGCTGGCCGCGCAGCTCCCCGACGGTCCGGCACGGGAGCGGCTGACCCGGATGCACACCGAGATGACCACCCCACTGCGCGAGTCGCTCGCCGAGTCCTCCCGCTCCGATCCACAGTTGACGACCGAGCTGGTCATGGCCGTGACGTTCAAGGCCTCCGAACTCATCGAGGGCGGGCGGCCACTGGACGAGGTTCTCACCGCGGTGGACGCCCTGATCGATCGGCCCGGGTGA